In the genome of Candidatus Nitrosotenuis sp. DW1, one region contains:
- a CDS encoding DNA-binding protein — MVTTAEAKNMRNKIDIEGTVERMEAPRTVNLKMGGTTDVCNAFLVDAAGEIKLTLWGDEITKVKNGSKILIKNGYTNTFKNEVSLGKGKYGELIVKEY, encoded by the coding sequence GTGGTAACAACAGCAGAAGCAAAAAACATGAGAAACAAAATCGACATAGAAGGAACAGTCGAAAGAATGGAAGCGCCACGAACAGTCAATCTAAAGATGGGTGGAACTACAGATGTATGTAATGCATTTCTAGTTGATGCAGCGGGAGAAATCAAGCTGACCCTTTGGGGAGACGAAATAACTAAGGTAAAGAACGGCTCTAAAATCCTAATCAAAAACGGATACACAAACACATTCAAAAACGAAGTTTCTCTTGGAAAAGGAAAATACGGCGAACTGATAGTAAAAGAATACTAG
- a CDS encoding HD domain-containing protein — protein MNDLKRLEFQVRKQIQNDPAHDFEHIIRVCKNVKKIAKHENVNPNLVLAAALLHDVVSFPKSDKRSKTSSLKSAQKAKEILKRYSYTQNEIKIIVDAITDHSFSRNMTPKTIEGMILQDADRLDALGAIGIARTFSVGGAENRPIYSTTDPFCRNRAPNDQNWTVDHFYRKLLLLEKKMNTKFAKKEAKRRTKILKEFLVELGQEI, from the coding sequence ATGAACGATCTAAAAAGACTGGAGTTTCAAGTACGAAAGCAGATTCAAAACGATCCTGCGCATGATTTTGAGCATATAATCCGCGTCTGTAAAAATGTAAAGAAAATCGCAAAACATGAAAATGTAAACCCGAATTTGGTTTTAGCGGCTGCACTTCTCCACGATGTAGTGTCTTTTCCAAAATCAGACAAAAGATCAAAGACCTCATCGCTCAAAAGTGCGCAAAAGGCAAAAGAAATACTGAAAAGATACAGTTACACGCAAAACGAAATAAAAATAATTGTCGATGCAATTACAGATCACAGCTTTTCAAGAAACATGACTCCAAAAACAATAGAGGGGATGATTCTTCAGGATGCCGACAGGCTTGACGCCCTTGGCGCAATTGGAATTGCACGAACATTTAGCGTGGGGGGTGCGGAAAACAGGCCGATTTATAGCACGACTGATCCTTTCTGTCGCAACAGAGCGCCCAATGACCAAAATTGGACAGTTGATCATTTTTACCGCAAGCTGTTACTTCTTGAAAAAAAGATGAACACTAAATTTGCAAAAAAAGAGGCAAAGCGCAGAACCAAAATCCTCAAGGAATTTCTTGTCGAATTGGGTCAGGAAATCTAA
- the hemB gene encoding porphobilinogen synthase: MTSSFPTRRLRRLRKNEKMRNLVQEITFSPNDLICPVFVQEDLKSRIQVDSMAEIERLPLSDITKEVEEIKNLKIPAIMLFGVPTKKDDAGTAAFVDDGIVQKAISEIRKNFGDSIVIMADVCLCQYTTSGHCGLLKGNHIDNDSSNETLAKIALSQARAGVDIVSPSAMMDGQVKAIRERLDREGFTDVGIMSHSAKHRSSFYSPFRDMASCAPQFGDRKSYQVPFTNPREAMREIESDINEGVDIVMVKPALAYLDLIAEAKRRFNIPISAYSVSGEYALVKGAAKQGWINEIDVMSEILFSIKRAGADMIVTYFAKMMAKQLNNP; this comes from the coding sequence ATGACGTCTTCTTTTCCCACAAGACGACTGCGAAGATTGCGCAAAAACGAGAAAATGCGCAACCTAGTTCAGGAAATTACATTTTCTCCAAACGATTTGATTTGTCCAGTGTTCGTCCAAGAGGACCTCAAGTCAAGAATCCAGGTGGACTCCATGGCAGAAATCGAGCGACTCCCGCTATCAGACATAACAAAAGAAGTAGAGGAGATAAAAAATCTCAAAATTCCGGCAATTATGTTATTTGGAGTTCCTACAAAAAAAGACGACGCGGGAACTGCAGCATTTGTTGATGATGGAATTGTCCAAAAGGCAATATCAGAAATCAGGAAAAACTTTGGCGACAGCATTGTAATAATGGCAGATGTCTGCCTTTGCCAGTACACGACATCGGGGCACTGCGGCCTGCTCAAGGGAAATCACATAGATAATGACTCCAGTAATGAGACACTTGCAAAGATAGCACTCAGTCAGGCAAGGGCTGGGGTAGATATCGTATCACCGTCTGCCATGATGGACGGTCAGGTCAAGGCAATCAGGGAAAGATTAGACAGGGAGGGGTTTACCGATGTTGGAATAATGTCACATTCTGCAAAACACCGCTCTTCATTTTACTCCCCATTTAGGGACATGGCATCATGCGCCCCACAGTTCGGGGACAGAAAATCATACCAGGTCCCATTTACCAACCCAAGGGAGGCAATGCGGGAAATAGAATCAGACATCAACGAAGGAGTCGACATAGTGATGGTAAAACCGGCACTTGCATATCTTGATTTGATTGCAGAGGCAAAACGAAGATTCAACATTCCAATATCTGCTTATTCGGTGTCAGGAGAATATGCGCTAGTCAAGGGCGCAGCAAAGCAGGGGTGGATAAATGAAATTGATGTAATGTCAGAAATTTTGTTTTCAATTAAAAGAGCTGGCGCAGACATGATTGTCACATATTTTGCAAAAATGATGGCAAAACAGTTGAACAATCCATGA
- the hemA gene encoding glutamyl-tRNA reductase, which yields MSNIINARVTFHNSPIHILERFTFKDIDSAYEYFKEYSGLKECVILQTCNRVEVFGLSNDFNIQKIKKTWASLAGLEEVAFKENFEISENIDVYSHLLKLTSGLDSMVVGEEQILGQIKEAITNAREIRASGEYLNTLFDKAIRIGTRVRNSTGISKGSISVGSMAVKLAEENIDDLKSKKILLIGTGEAATMVAKSLNKRGYEFFVTSRTLDRSKAFAETVGGNPIAFEEVLSGFSNYDVLFVATIAPYFLVTFERIKEAMNDKKTGMMILDLSNPRTVDEKVTTIHGIKMMNLDQIAEIVDKNMRNRVNEKTNAEKIISEEISVLEAQMKRLEVEPVVKEIFKDIDTRRVKELEKALSMLGETDQEKIKIIEDLTKAVVEGIISEPMNNIRRASEQSDEELLKAATKLFDYKKKSE from the coding sequence ATGAGCAACATAATAAACGCGAGAGTGACGTTTCACAATTCACCAATCCATATTTTGGAAAGATTCACGTTCAAGGATATCGACTCGGCATATGAATATTTCAAAGAGTATTCTGGACTAAAAGAATGCGTCATACTGCAAACATGCAACAGGGTTGAAGTTTTCGGCCTGTCAAACGATTTCAACATTCAAAAAATCAAAAAAACTTGGGCATCGCTTGCAGGACTAGAAGAAGTGGCGTTTAAGGAAAATTTCGAGATATCGGAAAACATTGATGTTTATTCGCACTTGTTAAAGCTCACATCAGGTCTGGATTCCATGGTGGTCGGTGAGGAGCAAATCCTAGGCCAAATAAAAGAAGCCATAACAAATGCAAGGGAGATCAGGGCGTCAGGAGAATACCTAAACACGCTATTTGATAAGGCAATCAGAATAGGAACAAGGGTAAGAAACTCTACTGGGATAAGCAAGGGAAGCATCTCGGTTGGCTCGATGGCAGTAAAGCTTGCAGAAGAGAACATTGATGATCTAAAATCAAAAAAGATTCTTCTCATTGGAACTGGCGAGGCAGCTACAATGGTTGCAAAATCACTAAACAAGCGAGGATACGAGTTTTTTGTGACAAGTAGGACACTAGACAGATCAAAAGCATTTGCCGAGACAGTCGGCGGAAACCCGATTGCTTTTGAGGAGGTGTTGTCGGGCTTTTCAAACTACGACGTATTGTTTGTTGCTACAATTGCACCGTACTTTTTAGTTACATTTGAGAGAATCAAAGAGGCGATGAATGATAAAAAAACAGGAATGATGATACTTGATTTATCAAACCCAAGAACAGTCGATGAAAAGGTCACCACTATCCACGGAATAAAGATGATGAATCTGGACCAAATCGCAGAAATTGTCGATAAAAACATGAGAAACAGGGTAAATGAGAAGACAAATGCAGAAAAAATAATTAGTGAAGAGATATCAGTACTTGAAGCCCAGATGAAAAGACTAGAAGTAGAGCCGGTAGTCAAGGAGATATTCAAAGACATTGACACCCGCAGAGTAAAGGAATTAGAAAAGGCACTGTCAATGCTTGGCGAAACAGACCAGGAAAAAATCAAGATAATAGAGGATTTGACAAAGGCCGTAGTCGAGGGAATAATTTCAGAACCGATGAACAACATCAGACGTGCATCAGAGCAGTCAGATGAGGAACTGCTAAAAGCTGCTACAAAGCTTTTCGATTACAAGAAAAAAAGCGAGTAG
- a CDS encoding precorrin-2 dehydrogenase/sirohydrochlorin ferrochelatase family protein, which produces MIVDLNLRGKLVIVVGAGQEGLKKVNSLLTQDCQILVISDSANTQITDYAKNGKIEFKKTRLDNADFLEEYDPILVMAATDDKEMNRKIVQKAKKKRAYAYAADDPNFSDFAHPSVINIEDTVQIAISTGGRSPAMARKIKLKAEKIFNDIIDKEDIYQIKLQKIARDMAKEKIPTTTERKKFLYSVLNSNKIKQLLKEGNLQTAQKEMIRILGDWK; this is translated from the coding sequence GTGATTGTTGACCTCAACTTGAGGGGAAAATTGGTCATCGTTGTAGGTGCAGGTCAGGAAGGCCTAAAAAAAGTAAATTCACTTCTGACCCAGGACTGCCAAATTCTAGTAATCAGCGATTCTGCAAACACACAGATAACAGATTATGCAAAAAACGGCAAAATAGAGTTCAAAAAAACAAGGCTGGACAATGCGGACTTTTTAGAGGAATATGATCCCATTTTGGTGATGGCTGCAACAGATGACAAAGAGATGAACCGAAAGATCGTCCAAAAGGCAAAGAAAAAAAGAGCATATGCATACGCAGCAGACGACCCCAACTTTAGCGACTTTGCACACCCGTCTGTGATCAATATTGAAGATACCGTCCAGATTGCCATATCGACTGGTGGTAGGAGTCCCGCGATGGCGCGAAAGATAAAGCTAAAGGCGGAAAAAATATTCAACGACATAATCGACAAAGAGGACATTTACCAGATCAAGCTGCAAAAAATAGCAAGAGACATGGCAAAAGAAAAGATCCCTACGACCACAGAGCGAAAAAAGTTCCTTTATTCTGTGTTAAATAGCAACAAGATAAAACAGTTATTAAAAGAGGGGAATTTGCAAACTGCACAAAAGGAAATGATCAGGATTTTAGGGGATTGGAAATGA